Proteins found in one Magnetofaba australis IT-1 genomic segment:
- a CDS encoding M16 family metallopeptidase, translated as MSAWAMQLLRVFSLLLALFLTGALRGGAAIAADKPIFFTAESGLRVVLIHSQSAPMIQARLLIEGGSARDPAGKEGLAYLTAWLANEGAGERSSAQFHEALGFYGMSLHGDAGVDHLTLSLKTLSEHAEVGFALLADAALRPRYEPDAIKRAVDDRLDSWKRSRNDPSQLAAETFARQLYPQHPYGRLEEGSPQSILRITREDLLARQQQAIRAPGMVLAVAGDIDEATLRALVAKYFADLPREPGPFQQPMTLAQPPAEAATLFFSKQNPQTAIKMGWVGINRRDPDYFPLFVLNHILGGGGFGSRLTEEVREKRGLTYGVSSYFIPYEGLGPLVITLRTQNATAIEALDVIDDELAKIRNKGVTATELKEAKQYLVGSFPLRLDSLGALAGIWGVIELYHRGHDYLDTWTDKIEAVTLADVQRTAQRLFDLGKRQTVLVGGVGPKGAKAQPIPPTPDPTKHH; from the coding sequence ATGAGCGCCTGGGCGATGCAACTCCTGCGGGTTTTCAGCCTGCTGTTGGCGCTGTTCCTGACCGGCGCGTTGCGCGGCGGCGCGGCGATTGCGGCGGATAAACCGATCTTCTTTACCGCCGAGTCGGGTCTGCGGGTGGTGCTGATTCACAGTCAGTCCGCGCCCATGATTCAGGCGCGCCTGCTGATTGAAGGGGGCTCGGCGCGGGATCCGGCGGGCAAGGAGGGGCTGGCCTATCTGACCGCCTGGTTGGCCAATGAGGGCGCCGGGGAGCGCAGTTCGGCGCAGTTCCATGAGGCGCTGGGTTTCTACGGCATGAGCCTGCATGGGGATGCGGGGGTGGATCATCTGACCCTCTCGCTGAAAACCCTGAGCGAACACGCTGAGGTGGGCTTCGCCCTGCTGGCCGATGCGGCGCTGCGCCCGCGCTATGAGCCCGACGCCATCAAGCGGGCGGTGGATGACCGTCTGGATAGCTGGAAACGCTCCCGCAACGACCCGTCGCAACTGGCGGCGGAGACGTTTGCGCGTCAACTCTACCCGCAGCACCCCTATGGACGACTGGAGGAGGGCTCTCCGCAGTCGATTCTGCGCATCACCCGGGAAGATCTGCTGGCGCGCCAGCAGCAGGCGATTCGCGCGCCGGGCATGGTGCTGGCGGTGGCCGGGGATATCGATGAAGCGACGCTGCGCGCTTTGGTGGCGAAATACTTTGCCGATCTGCCGCGCGAGCCGGGGCCGTTCCAGCAGCCCATGACGCTGGCGCAACCGCCTGCGGAGGCGGCCACGCTGTTCTTCTCCAAACAGAATCCGCAGACCGCCATCAAAATGGGCTGGGTGGGCATCAATCGCCGCGATCCCGATTATTTTCCACTGTTTGTGCTCAATCACATTCTGGGCGGCGGCGGCTTCGGCAGCCGTTTGACCGAGGAGGTGCGCGAAAAGCGCGGTTTGACCTACGGCGTCTCCTCCTACTTTATCCCCTACGAGGGGTTGGGGCCGCTGGTGATCACCCTGCGCACCCAGAACGCCACCGCCATTGAGGCGCTGGACGTCATCGATGATGAGTTGGCGAAGATCCGCAATAAAGGGGTGACGGCCACCGAACTCAAAGAGGCCAAGCAGTATCTGGTGGGCTCGTTCCCGCTGCGTCTGGACAGCCTGGGCGCGCTGGCGGGAATCTGGGGGGTGATTGAACTCTACCATCGCGGCCACGACTATCTGGATACGTGGACCGATAAGATCGAAGCGGTGACGCTGGCCGACGTACAGCGCACCGCGCAGCGGCTATTCGACCTGGGCAAGCGGCAGACGGTGCTGGTGGGGGGCGTGGGGCCCAAAGGCGCCAAGGCGCAGCCGATTCCGCCAACGCCGGACCCCACTAAACATCATTGA
- a CDS encoding glycoside hydrolase 100 family protein encodes MAHKPSDAQIEEVVEQAYALIEDSLIYYQGKAVGCTAAVTDHVAAANYTECFIRDFFPVALILLMDGKSEVVRNFLHTVARLSAREKQFKGHEITPGVMPASFSVRIDEAGAESLSPDYGDRAIGRVAPVDSMMWWAILLDLYVQYTHDHGFTQRPSIQGALQHILHLSLNTTFEVAPTLLAPDGSFMIDRRMGVDGHPLEIQTLFYGMLCSAEKYLARTSHTAEVLLVAHQRRSALLTYLRIFFWLDVRRLNEIHRYPTEELGSGSVNMLNIYPASIPDWVEDWLPDYCGYFVGNLGPGRMDFRYFAQGNLLAILFGVSTQDQTRDILNLYEKRWSDLVGVSPAKIVYPAVDGLAWELITGSDPKNVAWSYHNGGNWPVLLWPLVAAALEGGREDLAWSAFSLACRRLQRDGWPEYYDGKTGRLIGRRSNFNQVWSAAAAILSHKMLVEERRIPFCLNV; translated from the coding sequence CTGGCCCACAAACCCTCTGACGCCCAAATCGAAGAGGTGGTGGAGCAGGCTTACGCCCTGATTGAGGATTCGCTGATCTATTATCAGGGCAAAGCAGTGGGCTGCACGGCGGCGGTGACCGACCACGTTGCGGCGGCCAACTACACCGAGTGCTTCATTCGCGACTTCTTCCCCGTCGCCCTTATCCTGCTGATGGATGGCAAGAGCGAGGTGGTGCGCAACTTCCTGCATACGGTGGCGCGCCTGTCAGCGCGGGAGAAGCAGTTCAAAGGCCACGAGATCACCCCGGGCGTGATGCCCGCCAGCTTCTCGGTGCGCATTGACGAAGCGGGCGCCGAGAGCCTCAGCCCCGACTACGGCGACCGCGCCATTGGCCGTGTGGCCCCGGTGGACTCCATGATGTGGTGGGCGATCCTGCTGGATCTCTACGTGCAGTACACCCACGACCACGGCTTCACCCAGCGCCCCAGCATTCAGGGCGCGCTGCAGCACATTCTGCATTTGAGCCTCAACACCACCTTTGAGGTGGCCCCCACCCTGCTGGCGCCCGACGGCTCCTTCATGATCGACCGCCGCATGGGAGTGGATGGCCATCCGCTGGAGATCCAGACGCTGTTCTACGGCATGCTCTGCTCGGCGGAGAAGTATCTGGCGCGCACCAGCCACACCGCCGAGGTGCTGCTGGTGGCGCATCAGCGCCGCAGCGCCCTGCTCACCTACCTGCGCATCTTCTTCTGGCTCGACGTGCGCCGCTTGAACGAGATCCACCGCTACCCCACCGAGGAGCTGGGCTCGGGCAGCGTCAACATGCTCAACATCTACCCCGCCTCCATCCCCGACTGGGTGGAGGATTGGCTTCCCGACTACTGCGGTTACTTTGTCGGCAATCTGGGCCCCGGGCGCATGGATTTCCGCTATTTCGCCCAAGGCAACCTGTTGGCGATTCTGTTCGGCGTCAGCACCCAGGATCAGACCCGCGATATTCTCAATCTGTATGAAAAACGCTGGAGCGATCTGGTGGGGGTCTCGCCGGCCAAAATCGTCTATCCGGCGGTGGATGGGCTGGCGTGGGAGCTGATCACCGGCAGCGACCCCAAGAACGTGGCCTGGAGCTACCACAACGGCGGCAACTGGCCGGTGCTGTTATGGCCGTTGGTGGCCGCCGCCCTGGAGGGGGGCCGCGAAGACTTGGCCTGGAGCGCCTTCTCGCTGGCCTGCCGCCGTCTGCAGCGGGATGGCTGGCCGGAGTATTACGACGGCAAGACCGGGCGTTTGATTGGGCGCCGCTCCAATTTCAATCAGGTATGGAGCGCCGCCGCCGCCATTCTGTCCCACAAGATGTTGGTGGAGGAGCGCCGCATCCCCTTCTGCCTGAATGTGTGA
- a CDS encoding TlpA disulfide reductase family protein, with amino-acid sequence MLKQMNNALRILITALLLGGCSGDAPTDKPTLGQPAPEAVMQTLDDRRVTLAEQKGRVTLLAFWLGGCGPCLAELPRLQAIADHHGSDTVRVMAINMGEAAPIARISAQSLVDQFHLRFPIGWDPDGATLKRWKPFVAPTLYVIDEEGAVVHMLLGESESDAALAKQLEPWLPTE; translated from the coding sequence ATGTTGAAACAGATGAACAACGCCCTGCGGATCCTAATCACGGCCCTGCTGCTGGGCGGCTGCAGCGGCGATGCCCCGACGGATAAACCGACCCTGGGTCAGCCCGCCCCCGAGGCAGTGATGCAGACGTTGGATGATCGCCGCGTCACCCTCGCCGAGCAGAAAGGGCGCGTGACCCTGCTGGCGTTCTGGCTCGGCGGCTGCGGGCCGTGCCTGGCGGAGTTGCCGCGCCTGCAGGCCATCGCCGATCATCATGGGTCGGACACGGTGCGCGTAATGGCCATCAACATGGGCGAGGCCGCCCCCATCGCACGCATCAGCGCGCAATCGCTGGTGGACCAGTTTCACCTTCGCTTCCCCATCGGCTGGGATCCTGACGGCGCCACTCTCAAACGCTGGAAGCCGTTTGTCGCCCCCACCCTCTACGTCATCGACGAGGAGGGCGCCGTCGTCCACATGCTGCTGGGCGAGAGCGAATCCGACGCCGCCCTGGCCAAGCAACTGGAGCCCTGGCTACCCACGGAGTAG
- a CDS encoding NapC/NirT family cytochrome c, translating into MGGLRSIWRFLRRPSAATPMGILLGVGAVVGFIAFGLLQWGMARTNALPFCVSCHSMTFPYAEYKQSPHYRNPSGARAECSDCHVPHDKDFDGWVDKLTAKVLAAKDVYHEILGSIDSREKFEAKRWVMANRVWDKMKRRDSAECRHCHAWDAMLFAEQDRLASRRHRRAMEEGETCIDCHKGIAHEEPEEPEEPEKP; encoded by the coding sequence ATGGGGGGATTGAGATCCATTTGGCGATTCCTGCGCAGACCCAGCGCCGCCACCCCCATGGGGATTCTGCTGGGAGTGGGCGCGGTGGTGGGGTTCATCGCCTTTGGCCTATTGCAGTGGGGCATGGCGCGCACCAATGCGCTGCCGTTTTGCGTCTCCTGCCACTCCATGACCTTCCCTTACGCCGAGTACAAGCAGTCGCCCCACTATCGCAATCCTTCGGGGGCGCGCGCCGAATGTTCCGATTGTCATGTTCCCCACGACAAGGATTTTGACGGCTGGGTGGACAAACTCACCGCCAAGGTGCTGGCCGCCAAGGACGTCTACCACGAGATACTCGGCTCCATCGACAGCCGCGAGAAGTTCGAAGCCAAGCGCTGGGTCATGGCCAACCGCGTGTGGGACAAAATGAAGCGCCGCGACTCCGCCGAATGTCGCCACTGCCATGCGTGGGACGCCATGCTGTTTGCCGAGCAGGATCGTCTGGCCAGCCGCCGCCACCGCCGCGCCATGGAAGAGGGCGAAACCTGTATCGATTGCCATAAGGGCATCGCCCACGAAGAGCCCGAGGAGCCCGAGGAGCCCGAAAAGCCGTGA